AAGGATGAGCCCGGCCGCAATGAGGCGCAAGAAGACCAGGGTGAAGGGGCCAAGCTCGCGAAGGACTATCTCGTTGAAGAAGAAGGAGCCGCCCCAGAGGAAGGAGAGCAATATGAGGATGGCCCACTCCTTTGTGCCCATCGACTGATCCACGCCCGCCCATCCTTTCCTCTTTTAATCGGTTAAAAGCCGCTTTAAAGTATTGAGCGTAAATTATAGAATCTTATGTTGCTAGCAAGCAACAGCGGGCGGTACAGAGCGTGAAGAAGGATAGGATAAGGCATGAAGAGGAGACGATCTTAAGCGATGATTCGTCTCTATTGCAGCGGGCGTCACGGTCAAAAAGGCGCGCTCTGTAAGGATTGCGATGAGCTTTTGAGCTATGCTCATGCTCGACTTAAAAACTGCCGCCACAAAGAGTCCAAGCCCGCTTGCGCCAAATGCAAAACCCCCTGTTATGAGCCGAAGATGCGGGGGCGGATAAGAGAGGTCATGCGCTTCTCTGGCCCCAGAATGCTCTATCGATATCCAGTCCTCGCTCTCTCACGTCTTCTGGATAACTTCAAGAAGAGGACTTCTTAGAACACCTCCTTCGTCTTGCTGTAAAAACCCGTCAAGATTTCATCAAGATTATTTTTTTGAGGACCGATTTTGGGTTATACTTGGAAATTATAAACTTATCATAGGAGGGCCACTGCGTTTATGAAGTTCATCGACGATATCAGGAAAGAGATAACCCCGCAGCT
This genomic window from Actinomycetota bacterium contains:
- a CDS encoding nitrous oxide-stimulated promoter family protein, with product MIRLYCSGRHGQKGALCKDCDELLSYAHARLKNCRHKESKPACAKCKTPCYEPKMRGRIREVMRFSGPRMLYRYPVLALSRLLDNFKKRTS